In Bacillus toyonensis BCT-7112, a single window of DNA contains:
- a CDS encoding DUF7010 family protein, which produces MNIAEAKKDLAIKTKRGLPIILAGVLFWMVMSITGFVLSEKQVVWVYLIGMGCVFPFGLMIAAILKIDMFAKGNPLGILAGLIGGINVLNIPLVLLAYFQFPEWLPFVVAMLIGVHFIPYVWIYESKSYGLLSVGTVFVTSVCGILFAEKGFTVIPLSVTAVYLLTYISLLIENKKADQYQQKSA; this is translated from the coding sequence ATGAATATTGCAGAAGCGAAAAAGGATTTAGCAATCAAAACGAAGAGAGGATTACCGATTATATTAGCTGGTGTTTTATTTTGGATGGTTATGAGTATAACGGGCTTTGTTCTTTCTGAAAAACAAGTGGTGTGGGTATATTTAATCGGTATGGGATGTGTGTTTCCTTTCGGCTTAATGATAGCTGCTATATTGAAAATTGATATGTTTGCGAAAGGAAATCCGTTAGGGATTTTGGCAGGATTAATTGGTGGGATAAATGTATTGAATATTCCGCTTGTATTACTTGCCTATTTTCAATTTCCAGAATGGTTACCTTTTGTAGTAGCAATGTTAATAGGTGTTCATTTTATCCCGTACGTATGGATTTATGAAAGCAAAAGTTATGGTCTATTGTCAGTAGGGACTGTATTCGTGACGTCAGTTTGCGGGATTCTGTTTGCAGAAAAAGGATTTACGGTGATTCCATTGTCGGTTACAGCTGTTTATTTACTTACTTATATAAGTTTATTAATTGAAAATAAAAAAGCAGATCAGTATCAACAAAAATCAGCTTAA
- a CDS encoding phosphotransferase — protein MDISIIAAQLVKEKVILHYPKNMKGLNGGTTSTIYLLDEQYVVKLNESDVIREEAYFLQFYKKNDAFPKLLYKDPLSRYIVYSFLEGTTSCKSGHKRSILCKLVKDVINKYEKVPKVSGWGWKDSTVQSWNEFLTVTVMEAHENVKSYISDEECRLVFKLANSPNRGAGIDEPFLLHGDFGFHNFIVQENRLHGVIDPLPVLGDPIYDLIYAFCSTPEDLTKEAIDYVMKQSVFHREDRNLYEEMVIGLYLRIDTCLRHHPKDLEDYLAAWRYWMGEVETTL, from the coding sequence ATGGACATTTCAATAATCGCTGCACAACTAGTTAAAGAGAAGGTTATTTTACATTATCCAAAAAACATGAAAGGTTTGAACGGGGGAACGACAAGTACAATATATTTGTTGGATGAACAATACGTTGTAAAACTGAATGAATCGGATGTAATACGTGAAGAAGCTTATTTTCTTCAGTTTTATAAAAAGAATGATGCGTTTCCAAAGCTTTTATATAAGGATCCGTTAAGTCGATATATTGTTTATTCATTTCTTGAGGGGACTACTTCGTGCAAATCTGGCCATAAACGAAGTATACTGTGCAAACTTGTAAAGGACGTTATCAATAAGTATGAAAAAGTTCCAAAGGTGAGTGGCTGGGGATGGAAGGACAGTACGGTTCAATCTTGGAATGAATTTTTAACAGTAACTGTGATGGAAGCTCACGAAAATGTAAAGTCGTACATAAGTGATGAAGAATGTAGACTTGTTTTTAAGTTAGCAAATAGTCCGAATAGAGGGGCTGGAATAGATGAGCCATTTTTATTACATGGCGATTTCGGATTCCATAATTTTATAGTTCAAGAGAATAGGTTACATGGAGTAATTGATCCTTTACCAGTATTAGGAGATCCTATATACGATTTAATTTACGCGTTTTGTTCAACTCCGGAAGATTTAACGAAAGAAGCAATTGATTATGTGATGAAACAAAGTGTATTTCATAGAGAAGACCGTAATTTATATGAAGAAATGGTCATAGGTTTATATTTGCGGATAGATACGTGTTTAAGACACCACCCGAAAGATTTAGAAGATTATTTAGCAGCTTGGCGTTATTGGATGGGCGAGGTTGAGACTACTTTATAG
- a CDS encoding Nif3-like dinuclear metal center hexameric protein, whose product MNITQFNEHIKSLFGEHLHKYGDDEYGYTHISKEEFHKIGYTTNLTLETIEEAYKNGVDMIVTHHAPWNFLFGMEEACIEKLKQYEMNHFWIHLPLDFIEFGTCTSLFNEMGIDTILEYSTYEEEELPGIGEFEEAIAFSNLVEKLEERMEEKVKSWRNHDKPIKRIAILTGAGNNTNLIERALEKGCDTYITGEKTLYTVQHAKFKGINLIVGSHTFTEVFGVESLARKLQERDRAIEITRLNEDHLE is encoded by the coding sequence ATGAATATAACGCAGTTTAACGAACATATAAAATCGCTATTTGGAGAGCATCTTCATAAATACGGCGATGATGAATATGGTTATACTCATATAAGTAAAGAGGAGTTTCACAAAATCGGTTACACAACAAATTTGACACTAGAGACGATTGAGGAAGCGTATAAAAATGGAGTCGATATGATAGTTACACATCATGCTCCTTGGAATTTTTTGTTTGGCATGGAAGAGGCTTGTATTGAGAAATTAAAACAATATGAAATGAATCATTTTTGGATTCATTTGCCGTTAGATTTTATTGAATTTGGTACGTGTACGTCATTATTTAATGAAATGGGGATAGATACAATTCTAGAATACTCTACGTATGAGGAAGAGGAATTACCTGGAATAGGAGAATTTGAAGAAGCGATTGCATTTTCAAACTTGGTTGAAAAACTTGAAGAAAGAATGGAAGAGAAAGTGAAGAGCTGGAGGAATCACGATAAACCAATAAAACGGATTGCGATTTTAACTGGTGCAGGTAACAATACAAATTTGATTGAGCGAGCATTAGAAAAAGGTTGTGATACGTATATAACAGGAGAAAAAACATTATATACAGTGCAACATGCAAAATTTAAAGGTATCAACTTAATAGTAGGTAGCCACACATTTACAGAAGTGTTTGGTGTAGAAAGTTTGGCTCGTAAATTACAAGAGAGAGATCGTGCAATAGAAATTACTAGATTAAATGAAGATCATTTGGAATAA
- a CDS encoding GNAT family N-acetyltransferase, which produces MVKNDLTVIKNLFGSSKKILNGLPNAVTIEEIEEDVFYDVQTYTEKICRFEEVCFNWELKRASIVLNKRFNGYNSSTRVLLDAGFSLHAAKIEVCRGLNNVEALEKQYTYCSIEETLSEKEFKYIWKQCMLNSGNQTSILTIDEHFYSVQTELGKGREKSCIVFYDKNEPIGMSIPHIESGTESEGRLFYFGVMPYCRGKGIASQLHLQSLHMLKEMGATYYIGSTHTSNEKMQRIFWRNNCLFKTEIELYYKIFNEG; this is translated from the coding sequence GTGGTGAAGAACGATCTTACAGTTATCAAAAATTTATTTGGCTCTTCTAAAAAAATATTAAATGGCTTACCAAATGCAGTCACAATTGAAGAAATAGAAGAGGATGTATTTTATGATGTACAAACTTATACAGAGAAGATATGTAGATTTGAAGAGGTTTGTTTTAACTGGGAGTTAAAAAGAGCGAGTATTGTATTAAACAAAAGGTTTAATGGTTATAACTCAAGTACGAGAGTGTTACTTGATGCAGGTTTTTCTTTGCACGCAGCAAAAATAGAAGTGTGTAGAGGGTTAAACAATGTAGAGGCGCTTGAAAAACAATATACATATTGTTCAATAGAAGAAACCTTATCAGAAAAAGAATTTAAATACATTTGGAAGCAATGTATGTTGAATTCAGGAAATCAAACTTCAATTTTAACTATCGATGAGCATTTTTATTCAGTGCAAACAGAGTTAGGTAAGGGCAGGGAAAAGTCATGTATTGTTTTTTATGATAAAAATGAGCCAATTGGTATGTCCATACCGCATATAGAATCTGGAACAGAAAGTGAAGGGCGATTATTTTATTTTGGGGTAATGCCTTATTGTCGCGGGAAAGGAATTGCTTCCCAACTGCATCTTCAATCTCTACATATGTTAAAGGAAATGGGTGCTACCTATTATATTGGGAGCACACATACGTCGAATGAAAAGATGCAGAGGATATTTTGGAGAAATAATTGTTTGTTTAAAACGGAGATAGAGCTTTATTATAAAATTTTTAATGAGGGTTAG
- a CDS encoding class I adenylate-forming enzyme family protein encodes MRTMRQLLQKRAMQSPNLEALVGGEKRYSFQQYNERVNQFAHYLLHNGVQRGDRIGILCKNNHPFPSVMMASLKIGAIFIPLNHQLTVYELEMIVKEAKLKVLVIDEEFSEVLLKVDAVKEIPYVIETTKEGFGSFELKLQEQPITEPTVDVHEDDDAIYLFTSGTTGQAKACVIGHKNLHHYFTEIAGQREIPAGERFLSVHPLFHMSGVLSILNCIYHGVTMIFLADSNPTLIWDKIEEEKITTMLAFPAVYSYMLDELNKKERNISTFKVAQSGGTKVPETLIQKYLEIGIYMVQGYGSTEGWVVTSWHPMMGNEKMSSVGKTLKHVELKIVHPETGHELTTNEVGEIHVRSPYMFKGYWNNEMATKKVVKDNWFNMGDAGMIDDDGFLHIMGRYKDVIVRGGDNVYPDQVEDVIHEINGVLEVAVVGVPNDFWGEVPTAYIVKDIQTSLTEEEIMQHCKEKLASYKIPEVVFMEDLPKNALGKVLKRELRDAFFAK; translated from the coding sequence TTGAGAACGATGCGACAATTATTACAAAAGAGAGCAATGCAATCACCAAATTTGGAAGCGCTTGTAGGCGGAGAAAAAAGATATTCATTTCAGCAGTATAATGAACGAGTAAATCAGTTTGCGCATTATTTGTTACATAACGGTGTGCAAAGAGGGGATCGTATAGGAATCTTATGCAAAAATAATCACCCGTTTCCAAGCGTTATGATGGCAAGCTTAAAAATTGGAGCGATATTTATCCCGCTAAATCATCAGCTTACTGTTTATGAATTGGAAATGATTGTAAAAGAAGCGAAATTAAAAGTGCTAGTTATTGATGAAGAGTTTAGTGAAGTTTTATTAAAGGTTGATGCTGTTAAAGAAATTCCTTATGTAATTGAAACGACAAAAGAAGGCTTTGGTTCATTTGAATTAAAATTACAAGAACAGCCAATTACAGAGCCGACCGTAGACGTTCATGAAGATGATGATGCAATTTACTTATTTACTTCAGGAACGACTGGACAGGCAAAAGCATGTGTAATTGGTCATAAAAACTTACATCACTATTTTACTGAGATTGCGGGGCAAAGAGAAATTCCAGCAGGTGAACGCTTTTTATCCGTGCATCCATTGTTTCATATGAGTGGCGTGCTTTCTATTTTAAATTGCATTTATCATGGTGTTACGATGATTTTCTTAGCTGATTCGAATCCTACTCTTATTTGGGATAAGATTGAAGAAGAGAAAATTACTACGATGCTTGCATTCCCGGCTGTTTATAGCTACATGCTTGATGAACTAAATAAAAAAGAACGTAATATTTCAACCTTTAAAGTAGCACAAAGCGGTGGAACAAAAGTGCCAGAAACGCTCATTCAAAAATATTTGGAAATAGGAATCTATATGGTGCAAGGCTATGGTAGTACAGAAGGTTGGGTTGTAACTTCATGGCATCCAATGATGGGAAATGAAAAGATGTCTTCTGTAGGGAAAACACTAAAACATGTAGAGTTAAAAATTGTTCACCCAGAAACAGGACATGAACTAACAACAAATGAAGTTGGAGAGATTCACGTAAGAAGCCCGTACATGTTTAAAGGATATTGGAATAATGAAATGGCGACGAAAAAGGTAGTAAAAGATAATTGGTTTAACATGGGTGATGCTGGCATGATAGATGATGATGGATTCCTACATATTATGGGAAGATATAAAGATGTTATCGTACGCGGTGGTGACAACGTATATCCAGATCAAGTAGAAGATGTTATTCATGAAATCAATGGTGTTTTAGAAGTTGCAGTAGTTGGAGTTCCCAATGATTTTTGGGGAGAGGTTCCAACAGCGTATATTGTAAAAGACATTCAAACATCTTTAACAGAAGAAGAGATTATGCAGCATTGTAAAGAAAAATTGGCAAGCTATAAAATACCAGAAGTTGTATTTATGGAAGACTTACCGAAAAATGCTTTAGGGAAAGTGTTGAAGAGGGAATTAAGGGATGCTTTTTTTGCAAAATAA
- a CDS encoding NAD(P)H-dependent oxidoreductase, whose product MKTLVIVAHPDIEKSRINKRWVEELEKYSDEITVHELYKVAPNWEFNIEEEQKLLVEHDRYIFQFPLYWYSSPPLLKKWFDDVLTYGFAYGSKGDKVKGKEFGVAISIGGLEIDYENSGITMAELTKPFHATSLYTGMEFIPSFYLYGAEYKLSDEEINNSAPEYVQYVMNKKYSNI is encoded by the coding sequence ATGAAAACACTTGTAATTGTAGCACATCCTGATATTGAAAAGTCTCGAATTAATAAAAGATGGGTAGAAGAACTTGAGAAATATTCGGATGAAATTACGGTGCATGAATTATATAAAGTGGCACCAAATTGGGAGTTTAATATTGAAGAAGAACAAAAGCTGTTAGTAGAGCACGACCGATATATATTCCAATTTCCACTTTACTGGTATAGCTCACCACCATTATTAAAAAAATGGTTCGATGATGTATTAACATATGGATTTGCTTACGGATCTAAAGGGGATAAAGTGAAGGGAAAAGAGTTTGGTGTAGCTATTTCTATAGGTGGATTAGAAATAGACTATGAAAATAGCGGGATCACAATGGCTGAGTTGACGAAACCATTTCACGCTACAAGCTTATACACGGGAATGGAGTTTATACCTTCGTTTTATTTATATGGTGCAGAATATAAGCTAAGTGATGAAGAGATTAATAATAGTGCGCCTGAGTATGTGCAATATGTGATGAATAAGAAGTATTCTAATATATAA
- a CDS encoding winged helix-turn-helix transcriptional regulator: MNQNDDCPIATTLDVIGGKWKVYILCVLMDGKMRTNEIKREIPNLTQKVLTQQLRQLEADGIIHRTVYQEVPPKVEYTISEHGKSLMHIMNELFEWGKDHQMKRLND; encoded by the coding sequence ATGAATCAAAATGATGACTGCCCAATTGCAACGACACTCGATGTAATTGGCGGAAAGTGGAAAGTTTATATTTTATGTGTTTTGATGGATGGAAAAATGCGAACAAATGAAATTAAACGAGAAATTCCAAACCTTACACAAAAAGTTCTTACACAGCAACTTCGGCAACTTGAAGCTGATGGGATTATCCATCGTACCGTATATCAAGAAGTACCACCAAAGGTTGAGTACACGATAAGTGAACACGGAAAATCTTTAATGCATATTATGAATGAACTATTTGAATGGGGAAAAGATCATCAGATGAAAAGATTAAATGACTAA
- a CDS encoding ankyrin repeat domain-containing protein, with product MKNQYIATLVEIVLKHIPNAAEKSMLFAFYNGVVTTYSYFHYESMKVFEHGSEGLPSNEIMDNIQRVRHTGESNWTAFVLTVKTNGLYEVDYYDDLNPTLECSSALLLLAYSHYHIEPTSDFGKSQLQSAIKAESFKKTLNYACMRNDIETVKEKLVNIKLSTLNKKGPDRKTPLHIACLNGNIEIVTLLVEAGADLKIKYHGETPFALACGKGNVEIIKYLISKGENANDIMVGKVTPLHLISSSGNQEIVQYILERITNINAVTNRKRSALHYAVEDNNLEAAKVLIDNGIDMELLEEYKRGALSLACGRNKPEMAALLLENGANIHSTGQGKITPLHSACEQGFIEVVRVLLQHQPNLHEKATLYSMPKNEKLKETPIETAERLGYDEIVELLSSKL from the coding sequence TTGAAGAATCAATATATAGCAACACTTGTCGAAATCGTGTTAAAGCATATACCCAATGCAGCTGAGAAATCGATGTTATTTGCATTTTACAATGGGGTCGTCACGACGTATAGTTACTTTCATTATGAATCTATGAAAGTATTTGAACATGGCTCAGAAGGACTTCCATCTAATGAAATTATGGACAATATTCAAAGAGTACGTCATACCGGGGAATCGAACTGGACTGCATTTGTTTTAACTGTCAAAACAAATGGTTTATATGAAGTTGATTATTATGACGATTTAAATCCTACTTTAGAGTGCAGTTCTGCACTACTTTTACTTGCATACAGCCATTATCATATTGAACCAACCTCTGATTTTGGTAAATCACAACTACAAAGCGCTATTAAAGCCGAAAGTTTTAAGAAAACGTTAAACTACGCGTGTATGAGAAATGACATAGAAACAGTTAAAGAAAAGTTAGTAAACATTAAATTATCTACATTAAATAAAAAAGGACCTGATAGAAAAACGCCACTTCACATCGCTTGTCTAAATGGCAATATTGAGATTGTTACATTACTAGTAGAAGCAGGAGCAGATTTGAAAATTAAATATCATGGAGAAACACCTTTTGCCCTAGCATGCGGAAAAGGTAACGTAGAAATTATTAAATATTTAATTTCTAAAGGTGAAAATGCAAATGATATCATGGTCGGAAAAGTCACTCCTCTTCATTTAATTAGTAGTTCTGGTAATCAAGAAATTGTTCAATATATTTTAGAGCGTATTACAAATATAAATGCGGTGACAAACAGGAAACGTTCAGCTCTCCACTACGCAGTGGAGGATAACAATCTTGAAGCAGCAAAGGTTTTAATAGACAACGGTATTGATATGGAATTACTAGAAGAATACAAAAGGGGTGCATTAAGCCTTGCTTGCGGCCGCAATAAACCAGAGATGGCAGCGCTGTTGTTAGAAAATGGAGCTAATATCCATAGTACAGGACAAGGAAAAATCACACCGTTACATAGTGCATGTGAACAAGGCTTTATTGAAGTAGTTCGAGTGTTACTACAACATCAACCGAACTTGCATGAGAAAGCAACATTATACAGTATGCCAAAGAATGAAAAATTAAAAGAAACCCCCATCGAAACAGCCGAACGCCTTGGATACGATGAGATAGTCGAACTTTTGAGCTCAAAATTATGA
- a CDS encoding ArsR/SmtB family transcription factor — MKEKKEMYVEIAEVLKVLAHPVRLSLVKIMLAKGATNVTTMYGNLQMPQSTISQHLSKLKAAKIVTGTRKGLEIYYEVTDNRTKSILACLV, encoded by the coding sequence ATGAAAGAAAAAAAAGAAATGTATGTAGAAATCGCTGAAGTATTAAAGGTATTGGCACATCCTGTCCGTTTATCCTTAGTAAAAATAATGCTTGCAAAAGGCGCTACAAATGTAACAACAATGTATGGAAATTTACAAATGCCCCAAAGTACAATTAGTCAACATTTATCCAAACTAAAGGCTGCTAAAATCGTAACAGGTACTCGAAAAGGATTAGAAATTTATTATGAGGTAACGGACAATCGCACAAAATCAATATTGGCATGTTTAGTATAA
- a CDS encoding glycosyltransferase, with amino-acid sequence MEKNIQQEKDKEKPVFYDPKGRRNIAFIWFLCISIVSVSVVFYFFFQSIFSTPEIPNMNTAVQQDTKLVPINQKLSDQQLKKEEFKLNTETKDNKNLVNSPKDSKQPKEVYGFYVNWDENSTASLKENIDSLTTLVPEWYHLKADLTIRSEIKPEIVKLAEKNQVKIMPLLTNYTEEASGPDSGLIHKLLNSSNDVKTKFINDLVSQVKKNQFSGINIDFEAVPESDRENLTNFMKELTTEFHEHDLLVTQDVPANDKAFDYSALAKIIDRMIVMMYDEHYGAGEPGPIASNKWFQHTLKELNIPSNKLIVAFGNYGYDWEVNSKVAAKSLTFSEVMAMAHDSNMKIQWDKMSGNPYFRYKTGEKEHTAWFLDGVTLYNQVKIAMDNNAKGFALWRLGAEDPTIWKVLKNPIEVQKNPNVLHKINSLDEVNYSGQGEILQIENERKNGLRDFKVGKDGYLTDEVYHSLPSAYEVQRYGKPNGKQVVLTFDDGPDPKYTPEILDILKENKINAAFFVLGENAQLNTNIVKRIYDEGHEIGNHTFKHPNIADTSLLRTKVELNTTQRLIQEVTGHSTVLFRPPYEADANPDSSNEILPILRAQNMNYTMVGEKVDPEDWATPSTNELVRRALNPIYKGEGNIILLHDAGGNRTHTVEALPIIIKDLKKHGYSFVTISDLMNKERDEIMPPVSSEGKQYLLYNKAVFSGAGYAKHILTTIFYIAIGLGIFRFLFLIYFAYKQKKTVSARLFTNSSYQPFVTVVIAAYNEEKVIAKTIRSILDSDYREFEVIVVDDGSKDGTSKVMEETFYKHPKVRLIQKENGGKSSAMNLGFQQSRGEIIVTLDADTIIAQDAISLMIRHFEDHNVAAVSGNVKVGNRRNLLTTWQHVEYITGFNLERRAFDELNCITVVPGAIGAWRKKNVVESGYLSEDTLAEDTDLTITFLRQGHRIVYEEKAYAFTESPEDVKSLIKQRYRWSYGTLQCLWKHRKALFHSKHKALGFIALPNMWLFQYVLQFIAPLADILMIMGLFGSNPLKVLGFYLVFFVIDLLASLFAFKLEKENPKPLAWLILQRFIYRQFMTYVVIKSIFSSIRGVAVGWNKLKRMGSVKHSTEHKEAS; translated from the coding sequence ATGGAGAAAAACATTCAACAAGAGAAAGATAAAGAAAAACCTGTTTTTTATGATCCGAAAGGAAGGAGAAACATAGCCTTTATTTGGTTTCTATGTATCTCAATAGTTAGTGTAAGTGTTGTATTTTATTTTTTCTTTCAAAGTATTTTTTCAACACCAGAAATTCCAAATATGAATACCGCTGTACAACAAGATACTAAACTTGTACCAATTAATCAAAAACTTAGTGATCAGCAGTTAAAGAAGGAAGAATTTAAACTAAATACCGAAACGAAGGATAATAAAAATTTGGTGAATTCGCCGAAGGATAGTAAACAACCTAAAGAAGTGTATGGTTTTTATGTAAACTGGGATGAAAATAGTACCGCTTCTTTAAAAGAAAATATCGATTCATTAACTACGTTAGTACCAGAGTGGTATCATTTAAAAGCAGATTTAACGATTAGAAGTGAGATAAAACCTGAGATAGTAAAGTTGGCAGAAAAAAATCAAGTGAAGATTATGCCTTTGCTTACTAACTATACTGAGGAAGCTTCTGGTCCTGATAGTGGGCTAATTCATAAGTTACTGAATTCTTCAAACGATGTAAAGACAAAGTTTATTAATGATTTAGTAAGCCAAGTTAAAAAGAATCAGTTTTCAGGTATTAATATTGACTTTGAGGCTGTACCTGAAAGTGATAGAGAAAACTTAACAAATTTTATGAAAGAACTTACTACGGAATTTCATGAACATGATTTACTCGTTACACAAGATGTTCCAGCTAATGATAAGGCTTTTGATTATAGTGCGTTAGCAAAAATAATAGATCGAATGATTGTAATGATGTACGATGAGCACTATGGAGCTGGGGAACCAGGACCAATTGCTTCAAATAAATGGTTCCAACATACATTGAAAGAACTGAATATTCCGTCTAATAAGCTTATAGTTGCTTTCGGTAACTATGGATATGATTGGGAAGTAAATAGTAAAGTAGCTGCGAAGTCTTTAACTTTCTCAGAAGTTATGGCAATGGCTCATGATTCAAATATGAAAATACAATGGGATAAGATGAGTGGAAACCCTTATTTTAGATATAAAACAGGAGAGAAAGAACATACTGCTTGGTTCTTAGACGGTGTTACTCTCTATAATCAAGTAAAAATCGCAATGGACAACAATGCAAAGGGGTTTGCATTATGGAGACTAGGAGCAGAAGACCCTACAATATGGAAGGTTTTAAAAAATCCTATTGAGGTACAAAAAAATCCTAATGTATTACATAAAATCAATAGTTTAGATGAAGTAAATTATTCTGGACAAGGTGAAATTTTACAGATTGAGAATGAAAGAAAAAATGGATTGAGAGATTTTAAAGTAGGCAAAGATGGTTACCTTACAGATGAAGTATATCACTCCTTACCATCTGCGTATGAAGTGCAACGATATGGAAAACCAAATGGAAAACAAGTAGTATTAACATTTGATGATGGACCAGACCCGAAATATACGCCAGAAATATTAGATATATTAAAAGAGAATAAAATAAATGCTGCTTTTTTTGTACTTGGTGAAAACGCGCAACTAAATACTAATATTGTAAAAAGAATATACGATGAAGGGCATGAAATTGGCAATCATACTTTCAAGCATCCTAACATAGCTGATACGTCTTTACTACGAACGAAAGTAGAACTTAATACGACGCAACGTTTAATTCAGGAAGTAACTGGACATTCTACGGTTTTATTTAGACCACCATATGAAGCGGATGCTAACCCGGATTCATCAAATGAAATATTGCCTATTTTACGTGCACAAAATATGAACTATACAATGGTAGGGGAAAAAGTTGATCCCGAAGACTGGGCAACACCATCAACAAATGAATTAGTAAGACGTGCTCTTAATCCTATTTATAAGGGAGAGGGAAATATTATTCTTCTCCATGATGCGGGAGGGAATCGTACCCATACAGTAGAGGCGCTCCCGATCATTATTAAAGACCTAAAAAAGCATGGATATAGTTTTGTAACAATTTCAGATTTAATGAATAAAGAACGAGATGAAATTATGCCACCTGTTTCTTCTGAGGGTAAGCAATATTTACTTTACAATAAAGCTGTCTTTTCAGGAGCGGGATATGCAAAGCATATATTAACAACGATTTTTTATATTGCTATTGGATTAGGTATTTTTCGATTCCTATTTTTAATTTATTTTGCATACAAGCAGAAAAAGACAGTAAGCGCCCGCTTATTTACTAATTCTTCTTATCAACCTTTCGTTACTGTTGTCATAGCAGCATATAATGAAGAAAAGGTGATAGCTAAGACGATTCGCTCCATTTTGGATAGTGATTATAGAGAGTTTGAAGTTATTGTTGTGGATGACGGATCGAAAGATGGTACGTCAAAAGTAATGGAAGAAACATTTTATAAGCATCCTAAAGTTCGTTTAATTCAGAAAGAAAACGGCGGAAAATCATCGGCAATGAATTTAGGGTTTCAGCAATCACGAGGAGAAATCATTGTTACGTTAGATGCAGATACTATTATTGCACAAGATGCTATTTCTTTAATGATTAGACACTTTGAAGATCATAATGTAGCGGCAGTTTCAGGGAATGTTAAAGTTGGGAATAGACGGAATTTATTGACTACTTGGCAACATGTTGAGTATATTACAGGATTTAACTTAGAACGTAGAGCTTTTGATGAGTTAAATTGTATTACAGTTGTTCCTGGAGCGATTGGAGCATGGCGTAAAAAGAATGTAGTTGAATCTGGTTATTTAAGCGAAGACACATTGGCAGAAGATACGGATCTTACTATTACATTTTTACGTCAAGGACATAGAATTGTATATGAAGAAAAAGCATATGCTTTTACGGAGTCACCTGAAGATGTGAAAAGTCTCATTAAACAACGATATCGTTGGTCATACGGTACACTCCAATGTCTTTGGAAACATCGAAAAGCGCTGTTTCATTCCAAACATAAAGCATTAGGATTTATTGCATTGCCCAATATGTGGTTATTCCAATATGTTCTGCAATTTATTGCACCTTTAGCAGATATATTAATGATTATGGGGCTTTTTGGTAGCAATCCGCTAAAAGTATTAGGATTTTATCTTGTATTCTTTGTCATAGATCTTCTCGCTTCACTATTTGCATTTAAATTAGAGAAAGAGAATCCAAAACCATTAGCATGGTTAATTTTACAACGCTTTATTTATCGTCAATTTATGACGTATGTTGTCATTAAATCTATATTCTCATCGATTCGAGGAGTAGCAGTAGGGTGGAATAAACTAAAGAGAATGGGGAGTGTTAAACATTCCACGGAACATAAGGAGGCATCATAA